A DNA window from Syntrophales bacterium contains the following coding sequences:
- a CDS encoding class II glutamine amidotransferase, translated as MSGQISKRDKPREACGVFAIYGNEEAGRVTFFGLFALQHRGQESAGIATADGHQMWKHKGMGLASEVFREDILSRLPGHLAIGHVRYSTTGSSVLSNAQPFLVHHADEYYALAHNGNLINAQSLRTELEDHGSIFQSTMDSEVVIHLMAPYLKCGIEEALTRALSRVEGAYSIVMLTRDKVIAARDPRGFRPLCLGSLNGGWVVASETCALRWMVWSRPRGWTMQVSAWPAMMASIPFLHQKTSENSVLKRTRHKEPVVCRMSGLQGSEVEKEYLIADNWQPIT; from the coding sequence ATGTCAGGACAAATTTCCAAGAGAGATAAACCGCGCGAAGCCTGCGGGGTATTTGCCATTTATGGAAATGAGGAAGCGGGGCGCGTTACCTTCTTTGGTCTCTTTGCCCTCCAGCACAGGGGTCAGGAAAGCGCCGGTATTGCCACGGCCGATGGCCATCAGATGTGGAAACATAAGGGAATGGGGCTGGCCTCTGAGGTATTTCGTGAAGACATCCTGTCCAGATTGCCCGGTCATCTGGCCATCGGGCATGTAAGGTATTCGACGACAGGGTCTTCCGTCCTTTCCAATGCCCAGCCATTTCTGGTACATCACGCTGACGAGTATTACGCCCTGGCCCATAATGGTAATCTCATCAATGCTCAATCCCTGCGTACTGAGCTGGAAGACCATGGCTCTATCTTTCAGTCCACAATGGACAGTGAGGTGGTTATCCACCTGATGGCCCCTTATTTAAAATGCGGGATCGAGGAGGCCCTGACAAGGGCGCTTAGCCGGGTCGAAGGCGCCTATAGTATCGTAATGCTGACCCGGGATAAAGTGATTGCCGCCCGCGACCCGCGCGGCTTTCGCCCCCTGTGTCTTGGAAGTCTTAACGGCGGCTGGGTGGTTGCCTCCGAGACCTGCGCCTTACGTTGGATGGTATGGTCGAGGCCACGGGGATGGACCATGCAAGTTTCTGCCTGGCCTGCTATGATGGCAAGTATCCCCTTCCTCCACCAGAAAACATCGGAAAATTCTGTTTTGAAACGCACCAGGCATAAAGAACCTGTCGTATGTCGTATGTCAGGTTTACAAGGATCAGAGGTAGAGAAAGAATATTTGATCGCTGATAACTGGCAACCGATAACTTGA
- a CDS encoding CoA-binding protein: MSVDQLETAFHPRSIAVVGASTNPMSASYSFVQHLLTYGYKGKIYPINTNQPELLGLKAYPSLKDIPDSVDYVICCIPAPKVPDLLQECHQKGVEIIHLFTGRLTETGLAEAAELEKEILEQARKFGIRLIGPNCMGIYSPLEGISFGYDFPTEPGPLGMFFQSGGASTEFVHYASLRGIRFSKVISYGNALDLDETDFLQYLSHDPETKVIASYMEGIKDGRKFLCALRRATAAKPVIILKAGRGVAGTRAVASHTASLAGSFRIWETAIRQAGAILVHTLEEMIDVVISFCWLPPVQGTRVGVVGGGGGKSVRSADEWEEAGFHVVPLPAEIRQEIKKRVPQMWWDWIENPVDVSIMPESAWVSGLNGEILRMMSESFYFDLVIINATVDGPFGKNEMIAFINREVQDILEINRRKVKPLAVVLDTGTLGIGDFDHWRWKFLAEQKTTLTAAKIPVYPTIAQAAKAIHHITAYYRRRLPTSFAPR; the protein is encoded by the coding sequence ATGTCTGTGGATCAATTAGAGACCGCTTTCCATCCCCGCTCCATCGCTGTGGTTGGAGCTTCCACTAATCCCATGTCTGCGAGTTATTCTTTTGTTCAGCACCTCTTAACTTACGGATATAAGGGGAAAATATACCCCATAAATACAAACCAGCCTGAACTTTTAGGCCTGAAAGCCTATCCCTCTCTGAAAGATATCCCCGATTCGGTTGACTATGTAATCTGCTGTATCCCCGCGCCCAAGGTGCCTGATCTTTTACAGGAATGCCACCAAAAGGGGGTTGAGATAATCCATCTCTTTACCGGTCGCCTTACTGAAACCGGCCTTGCGGAGGCGGCTGAACTGGAAAAAGAGATATTAGAGCAGGCAAGAAAATTCGGTATTCGCCTCATTGGTCCCAATTGTATGGGCATCTACTCTCCTCTCGAAGGGATCTCATTTGGCTACGATTTTCCCACCGAGCCGGGTCCTTTAGGCATGTTCTTTCAGAGTGGCGGGGCCTCTACGGAGTTTGTCCATTACGCCTCCCTCCGGGGCATCCGCTTCAGCAAGGTTATCAGTTATGGAAATGCGCTGGATCTCGATGAAACCGATTTCCTGCAATACCTCTCCCATGACCCGGAAACGAAAGTAATTGCAAGCTACATGGAAGGAATAAAAGATGGAAGGAAATTTCTCTGTGCCCTTCGCCGGGCTACAGCGGCAAAGCCGGTTATCATTCTCAAAGCGGGAAGAGGTGTCGCCGGGACCAGGGCTGTGGCCTCCCATACCGCCTCGCTGGCCGGTTCCTTCCGCATCTGGGAAACAGCTATAAGACAGGCAGGGGCAATCCTGGTTCATACCCTCGAAGAGATGATAGATGTGGTCATCTCTTTTTGTTGGCTCCCCCCCGTCCAGGGGACAAGGGTAGGAGTGGTGGGAGGTGGGGGTGGTAAAAGCGTGCGCTCTGCCGACGAATGGGAGGAGGCAGGCTTTCACGTGGTTCCTTTACCAGCAGAGATCCGGCAGGAGATTAAAAAAAGGGTGCCCCAGATGTGGTGGGATTGGATAGAAAACCCGGTAGATGTATCCATTATGCCGGAGAGCGCCTGGGTTTCCGGCCTCAATGGAGAGATATTGAGGATGATGTCTGAAAGCTTTTACTTCGACCTGGTTATTATCAATGCCACGGTAGATGGGCCCTTCGGAAAAAATGAAATGATTGCCTTCATTAACAGGGAGGTCCAGGACATCCTGGAGATAAACAGGAGAAAGGTAAAGCCCTTAGCGGTAGTGTTAGATACGGGCACCTTAGGAATTGGGGATTTCGACCACTGGCGCTGGAAATTCCTCGCCGAACAGAAAACAACCCTCACGGCGGCAAAAATCCCTGTTTATCCTACCATCGCCCA